The Reinekea forsetii genome contains the following window.
TGGCCATCGTTGCGATGCACCAACTGATTTAGCCGACATGTATATGCGCACGCGCGCCGATGGGTTCGGCATCGAAGTAAAACGCCGCATCCTGGTCGGCACCTACGCGCTGTCAGCCGGCTATTACGACGCCTATTACCGTAAAGCCCAGCAGTTACGCCGCCTGATCAAGCAGGACTTTCAACAAGCCTTGGCCGATGTCGATGTAATCTTGGGGCCAACGACCCCATCACCGGCTTGGAAAATTGGCGCAAAAAGTCAAGATCCAGTAGCCATGTATCTGGAAGACATCTATACCCTGTCAGTCAATCTGGCCGGCTTACCGGGCCTAGCCCTGCCCTGCGGTTTCCAATCTGGACTGCCGGTGGGGCTGCAACTTATCGGCAATTATTTTGACGAGGCCCGGTTGCTCAACATCGGCCATCAATTCCAGCTGGCAACAGACTGGCATACCCGCAAGCCGAATTTATAAGGAGAAGCGTATGCAGTGGGAAACGGTTATCGGGTTGGAAATTCATGTCCAGCTCTCAACCCAATCAAAAATATTTTCAGGTTCCAGCACCGCCTTCGGTGCTGAGGCCAACACCCAGGCCAGCGTGATCGATCTGGCGCTACCCGGTGTATTGCCCGTCTTTAATGAACAGGCACTGGCAAAAGCAGTGGCCTTCGGCTTGGCAATCGATGCGCAGATTGGCAAGCGCTCGGTCTTCGATCGGAAAAATTATTTCTATCCCGATCTGCCCAAGGGCTATCAGGTTACCCAGATGGATTTCCCGATTGTCGGCCAGGGCAGCGTCGATATCACCACCGAGGATGGCACCAACTTCACCATCGGTGTGACCCGAGCCCACCTGGAAGAGGATGCTGGCAAGTCGCTGCACGAAGACTTTCAGGGCATGAGCGGCATCGACCTGAATCGGGCCGGTACCCCTTTGCTCGAAATCGTCTCTGAACCGGACATTCGCAACGCCAAACAGGCCATCGCGTACCTTAAAAAAATTCACAGCATCATCACCTATATCGGCGTGTCCGATGGTGATATGTCGCAGGGTTCCATGCGCTGCGATGTGAATATTTCGCTGCGGCCATTCGGTCAATCTGAGTTTGGCACGCGCACCGAATTGAAGAATTTGAATTCCTTTAAATTTATTGAGAAGGCGATTCATACCGAAGTCGAGCGTCAGAAAGATATATTGGAAGACGGCGGCCGAATCATCCAGGAAACTCGGCTCTATGATGCCGATAAGGATGAAACCCGACCGATGCGCAGTAAGGAATTCGCCAACGACTACCGTTATTTCCCGGAGCCCGACTTACTGCCGATCGAAATCGATGACGCCTATATCGAAGCCATACGTGCGACCTTGCCAGAATTACCGGACACCAAACTGGCGCGCTTTATCGCCGATTTTGGTCTAACCGAATACGATGCCAGCGTGTTGACCAGCAGTCGCCCGATGGCAAACTATTTTGAACGGGTCGCCGAACAGTGTGGCGACGCCAAACTGGCCGCCAACTGGTGTATGGGCGATCTATCGAAACTGCTCAACCAGCAGGATTTAACCATCGATAATTGCCCCATTGCGCCAGAGGACCTGGGTCTACTGTTGTTGCGCATCAAGGACAATACCATCTCCGGCAACATTGCCAAGACGGTATTCCAAGCGATGAGTGACGCTCAAGGCTCGGCCGATGAGATTATCGCCGCCAAAGGTCTTAAACAGGTCACCGACAGCGGAGCCATTGCCGCTCTGGTAGATCAGGTGATTGCCGACAACCTCGATCAGTTCAATGCGTTTAAGGGCGGCAAGGATAAGCTGATTGGCTTCTTCGTCGGCCAAGTCATGAAGCTCTCTAAGGGCCAGGCCAACCCCGGTCAGGTGAACGACATCCTACAAGCCAAGGCTAAAGAGTAGTATTGAGGCGGTCGATCCTATTGGCCGCTTAATCTGTCGCCCCTTGCCAAGCCACCCAACCCGGCAAGGGGTCTTATTAGTCATCGCTCGCCCCCGGTTGAACGGCCACTCGGGCACATAATCTAGACCCTCAACTCATCCCACCCCCCTCCTAGCCGGCATTGCGCGGCGCCCAACTATACTCGTCTGTAACGCCCTAATAGTTAAGTTTGGCCACTACAAGGCCTACCACTCACTGTTGTATATTAAGGTGACCTATTGACCCCCGTGAAAAGACTGATTCGACGCTCGGCCATCCTGGTCTTGTCGGCACTGACCGGACCGCTGTTCGCCGCCTCGGTGCCCACCTTGGATGCGCAGACTGCGCTCAACAAGGGTGAAGTCAGTCTGAGCGGCACCTGGGGCTTTACCTGGGGCCGCTGGATCCCCCTGGATACGATTCAATCGAGCGAACTGTCGGTCGAGCACGTTGAGCTGCCGAACTTCTTACTCAACCTAGGGAGCAGCCAAACCCAGAAAACCGATAATATTGTTCAAGGCTATGGCACCTATGTTTTGCAAATCGACAACCTCCGTGAGGCATTTGAGCATCCCACCCTGTTTGTCCGCTATGTGCAAGATGCTTGGCAGGCATGGTGGGTCGATAGCAGCGGCGAGATCAGCCTACTGGGGCAATCGGGGCAGATAGCCAAGCGCGCGGATGAGCAGGCGTTTCGCAACAATACCGCCATTATCCACCTGCCCGGCAAGAGTCAGAGCGGCACTCTGGTGATCTACCTATCGGCCTATCACACCAGCTATGCCGGCCTCTATGGTGAACTGACCATACGCGAACAGGAGACGACCCTAAGGGGGCTGCTGACGGACCTGACCGTACGCACTTTTTTAATCGCTGTTGGTATCTATGTCACCATTCAGAATTTGGTTTTCTATGTTCGCCGGCCGCAAGAAAAAACCCTCTTACTCTTAGCGCTGTTTGCCGCGGTGATTTTAGTACGGGCGGCTTTAGCGTCCGGCTATGTCGACTATTTTATTGCCCAACCGCGCTGGGCAACAACCTTTTTTAAGGCAGAATATCTGTTAGTGGTCTGGCCAGGTATCGCCGCGTTACATTTTTTATTGGCGTTTTTTCCGGTGCGCGGATCGCGTCAGTTTATGCTCGGGGTCTACCTGTTCTTTGGCGCACTGATACTGGTCACCAGTTTTGCTCCCTTGTCGCAAGTGACGCTAAATCTATGGGCCTATCAAATCGGCCTGCTGGTTTTTACCGCGCTATGCATGATTACCGTGGTGCGCGGCCTGGTGCTTCGACTTCCGGATGCCCGGCATTTCTTATTCAGTATCACGCCGCTCGTCTTGGCCGTTTTTAACGATCTGATCGCCGGACAAATGGCCAGTTATAATTTCTTTATTGTCGAGTATGGTTTGTTTCTCTTTCTCTTCGTACAGACTCAAATTCAGTCGACTCGCTTTGTCGACGCACTGAAAACATCCGAACACCTGAGCGCCCATCTAGTTGAGGAAGTTGCCCTAAAAACTCGGCAACTGCGCTTACACAACGAGCGTTTAACCGAACAAGCCGTGGATCTGTCGCATCAAAACGACGAAATAAAATTGATCGCCGAGACCGATCATCTGACCGGCCTACTCAATCGCCAAACCCTGGACAAGTTATCCGAGCTGCAATTCCAGTTGGCCATCGGCTATCGCCAACCCTTGGCGCTGGTGATCATGGACCTCGATCATTTCAAGGCCATTAACGATACCCATGGCCATCTGGTGGGCGATGAATGTCTGATCTTTGTGGCATCTTTTTTACGCGGCTACAAGCTGCGTAAGCGCGATATCATCGCCCGCTTCGGCGGCGAAGAACTGGTTATCCTGCTAGCCGATACCAACCTCGCCATGGCCACCAAGATTACCCAGGATCTTTGCGATAGCCTGGCCAAGACACCGGTCACCGGCGACCATCCCGATATCATCCTGACCGCCAGCTTTGGCATTGCCGAGCGGATTAGCAGTCGGGCACAAAGCGTGCACCAACTGATTGGCTTTGCCGACCAGGCCCTCTATCAGGCCAAGCGGCACGGTCGAAACCGGGTGGAGGCCTACGACCCGAGCGGGCCCGAGGCAGAGGTCTAAGCGGCTCAAAAACCCCACTCCGTCTACGCTAGACCCTGGCCTCAAACCACCCCCCAGACGCCGCGGATCGTCCGCTGTTCCGACTATACTGATTCAAGCTATCAGCGCCGATTAGGTTGGCCAGATCTCGCCCCGACACTCACTCTTAGGCCCTAAGGTAAGCTATTGACTGTATTCAAAAACCTGACGCGCCTAGGTACCACCTTGTTGCTCTGGGCACTGCTCGAGCCAGTGTTGGCCGCGCCCGTTCCAACACTTAACGCCGAGGCGGCGCTGCAAGATGGCGAGCTTAGCTTGGCCGGCAGCTGGGGCTTTAGTTGGGGCCGCTGGCTACCGTTGGATCAGATTGGCTCCGCCGACCTCTCTGTGGATCGGGTTGAACTGCCCAACTATTTGGTCGATTTACCGATAGAGGGTCTGGCCGGGCGCGACGGCATCGTGCGCGGCCATGGCACCTACCTGCTGCGACTCACCCATCTGGACGCCGCCTTTGTCCGTCCGGCTCTATCGATGCGCTATGCTCGAGACGCTTGGCAAGCCTGGTGGGTCGACGACGCCGGCGCGGTGCAGCTGCTCGGTCAGTCCGGGCAGATTGCCGAAAACGCCGAGGACCAGGCGATGCGTCATAAGGCGTCCTTATTGATCCTGCCCAGCACCAGCCAGGGCGGCACCCTAGTGGTGTACCTGTCGGCGTACCATTCAAACCATTCCGGCCTCTATGGCGACTTTACTTTGCGTGAGTATGACAGTGCATTTCGTCTCATCCTGACCGACCTATTGGTGCGCACCTTTCTGATCGCGGTGGGCATCTATGCGACTATTCAAAATATGGTCTTTTTCCTGCGCCGACCCCAGGAAACCACCCTGCTGCTCTTGGCGCTTTTTTCCGGGGTTAGCCTCTCCAGAGCGGCTTTTTCATCCGGTTATGTCGACTATTTTATCGCCCAGCCCTACTGGTCTATTTTTTTCTATAAGGTTGAATACATCTTAATTTTTTGGCCGGCCATTGCCGGACTGCAACTATTGTTAGGATTTTTTCCGGTGCGTTCGGGGCGTCAGTTGATGCGGCTGACCTATGGTCTCTTTGCCCTAGCAATTCTGGCAACCGCTATCGCCCCGATGTCCAGCGTCACCGCACATCTATGGGCCTATCAACTGGCGTTACTGTTCTTCACCCTGCTCTGTTTGCTGACTATTATTCGTGGCCTCATACTGCGCCTGCCCGATGCGCGCCATTTCCTGCTCAGCGCCACGCCCCTGATGATGGCCGTTATCAATGATGTAATTGCCGGCCAATTGGCCAGCTATAACCTCTATGTGACCGAATACGCGCTCTTCTTGTTCCTCTTTGTACAAACCCAGATCCAATCGGCGCGCTTTGTCGACGCGCTAAAAACCTCCGAACATCTGAGTGCGCATCTGGGTGAGGAAGTGGCCCTGAAAACCCGCCAACTGCGTTTGCACAATGAGCTGCTCACGGAACAGGCCGAGGACCTGTCGCATCAGAACGATGAAATAAAGTTGATCGCCGAAACCGATCACCTGACCGGCCTGCTCAATCGGCAAACCCTAGATAAGTTATCGGAGCTGCAATTTCAGCTCGCCATAGGCTATCGCCAACCCCTAGCGCTGGTGATCATGGATCTGGACCATTTTAAGGCGATCAACGACACCCATGGCCACCTGGTGGGTGACGAGTGTCTAATATTCGTCGCGTCCTTCTTACGCGGTTACAAGCTGCGCAAACGGGATATCATTGCCCGCTTCGGCGGTGAGGAATTGGTTATCCTGCTGGCCGATACCGATTTGGACATGGCGCTCAGCATGGCTCAGGATCTGTGCGTTAATCTGGCCAAAACACCGGTGCGCGGTGATCATCCGGATATTACCCTGACCGCCAGTTTCGGCGTTGCCGAACTGATTAGCAGCCGGGCGAACAGTGTGCATCAGTTGATCGGCTTCGCCGACCAGGCCCTGTATCAGGCCAAGCAACGGGGTCGCAACCGAGTTTCCGCCTATACCCGCCCCGCTGCGGACCGGCGATCCACGACACCGGGCGCAGTCTGAGCCGAGCGTTTGGCAATTACCAGTTACCCCAGAGCCCGCTCCGGGTCAACTTCAACTTGAATCGCATAGCCCCGGAAAAAATATTTTTCGCCGCCAAACCGCACGGCGGTCGGGCTGCGTCAATGTCAACAATGCAGAAAAATAAAATTCCCTTCCAACACTACAGATAGTGTTTTAGAATCACTTTCAACACTACAACTAGTATTTAATCTCATTCTGTAGACTAAGGAGCCTGCCGCCATGACTGACAAAACAGAGCTGGAACGTGATAATTGCGTCAAGATCGACCATCAATCCGCGTCGATCGACATCTGGGACTCCAAGTACCGCCTGAAAGACAGTCGCGGTAACCCGGTGGATAACAGCATGCACGACACCTTCTCTCGAGTGGCCGATGCCTTATCTGCCGTTGAGAAGGGTAAAAAGAAGCAAGACGAGTGGCAGAGCAAGTTCAAGTGGGCGCTTGAAAACGGCGCCATCCCAGCCGGTCGTATTGTCTCCAATGCCGGCGCGCTGGCCCACAAACCGGCCACCTCAACCATCAACTGTACCGTGTCCGGTACCATCGAAGACTCGATGGACGGCATCCTGAAGAAGGTGCATGAAGCAGGCCTTACGCTGAAAGCCGGTTGCGGCATCGGTTATGAATTCTCCACCCTGCGCCCGCGCGACGCCTTCGTCTCCGGCGCTGGCGCTTACACCTCCGGCCCACTGTCCTTTATGGATATCTATGACCGCATGTGCTTTACCGTGTCCTCGGCCGGTGGCCGACGCGGCGCCCAGATGGCGACCTTCGATGTCAGCCATCCCGATGTAATCGACTTTATCAAGGCCAAGCGCGAAGATGCTCGCCTACGTCAGTTCAACCTGTCGCTGTTGATCACCACCGAATTTATGGAAGCCGTTAAGAACGATCAGGAATGGCCTCTGGTGTTCCCGGTTTCTGAAGCTGAAGCGCTGCGCGACGGTCTGGATGTCAACGACAGCGCTCAGGTGATTTGGAAAGACTGGCACGTCAAGAATGTCTATATGCAGAACGCAGACGGCCAGATCGCCTTTAAGGTGTATCGGGTGATCAAGGCGCGCAATCTGTGGAATATCATCATGACCTCCACCTACGATTTCGCCGAGCCAGGCTTTATTCTGATCGACAAGGTCAATGAATATAATAACAACTGGTTTTGTGAAACCATCCGCGCCACCAACCCATGTGGCGAACAGCCTCTGCCGCCCTATGGCAGCTGCCTGCTGGGCTCGGTCAACCTGACCCATTTTGTCGCCGATCCCTTCACCGACAAGGCCCGCTTCGACTGGGACAAGTATCGTAAAGTCGTGCAGATTTTCACCCGCATGCTCGATAACGTGGTGGAAATCAATGGCCTACCCTTGGAAGGCCAACGCCAGGAAATTGTCCGCAAACGTCGCCATGGCATGGGCTACCTAGGTTTGGGCTCTACCATCACCATGTTGCAAATGAAGTATGGCGATGACAAATCGGTGGCCTTCACCGAAGAAGTGACCAAAAGCATGGCCATGGCCGGCTGGGAAACCGGTTTGGAACTGGCGCGCGAGAAAGGCCCAGCGCCGGTTATGAGCGAAGAATTCGAAATCACTGGAGAGATGGTGCGCGCGCGCCCAGAAATACTCAGCGATGGCTATCAGGTGGGTGACAAGCTGCCCGGTCGTATTCTGCACGCTAAATACAGCCGCTATATGCAAAAGCTGGCCGCCGAGGCACCCGAACTGGTTAATGAACTGGCCCAAACCGGCGCCCGCTTCACGCACCATTCGTCTATTGCCCCGACCGGCACCATCAGTCTGTCGATTGCCAATAACGCCAGTAACGGCATCGAGCCAAGCTTTGCGCACCACTATAGCCGTAATGTGATTCGCTCAGGCCGCAAGACCAAGGAAAAGATAGATGTTTTTTCCTTTGAACTCTTGGCTTACCGCCAACTGGTCAATGATCAGGCCATGCCTTACAGCGACGCGGCCGATGCGCAGCTGCCGGACTATTTCCGCTCCGCCGATGATATAGCGCCGAAAGAGCATGTGGACATTCAGGCCGCGGCACAGAAGTGGATCGACTCGTCGATCTCCAAGACCGCCAACGTGCCTACTGACTACCCGTTCGATGACTTTAAAGATATTTATCTCTACGCCTATGAACAGGGCCTCAAGGGCTGCACCACCTTCCGTTTTAACCCGGAAGCGTTCCAGGGCGTACTGGTCAAAGAAGTCGATCTGGCCAACACCACCTATCGCTTCAAACTGGCCGACGGCTCCACCATGGAAGCCAAGGGCAATGAGATGATTGAATACGATGGCGAAACCCATTCAGCTGCCAACCTCTTTGATGCGCTCAAAGAAGGCTACTACGGGAAATTTTAAGGATGACTACGATGAAAAAGATTGACCAAAAGATCGTCGGCTATGAAGTCGTCACGGCAGACAAACAAGCCCTCGCCAAGGCTGAATCGGACGCAGTTGATCGCCGTGCCATCGTGCAGATGCACGAAGCGGTCGAGCGACCCGAGATGCTGATCGGCTCGACCTACAAGATTAAGACGCCGATGTCAGAACACGCCATGTACGTCACCATCAATGACATGCTGCTCAACGAAGGCACCAGTCATGAGATGCGCCAACCCTTTGAGATCTTTATCAACTCAAAGAACATGGAGCATTACCAATGGGTTGTGGCACTCACGCTGCTGATCTCAGCGGTATTCCGTAAGGGCGGCGATATCACCTTTATCGTCGACGAACTGAGCGCGGTGTTTGACCCGCAGGGCGGCTACTTTAAGCGTGGCGGTAAGTTTATGCCCTCACTGGTGGCCGAGATTGGCGATGTTGTCGAGAAGCATCTGAAGATGATCGGCATGATCACCAACGATCAGCTCGATGTGCATCAGAAGAAGATGATTCAAGAGAAACGAGCCGAATACGAAGCCCGTCAGGCCCAGCCAGCCGCCGGTGATGACAGCGACGAGGGTAACTTCCCGCCCGATGCTCAGCTTTGCAAGCTGTGCAGCACCAAGGCCGCCATCGTGATGGACGGTTGCCTGACCTGCCTGAACTGTGGTGATTCGAAATGCAATTAAGGCCCGCCGAGTAAGCGATGGCCTCAATCGCTATGCCCCGTCCTAATATATGTTGACGGTTTTTATTGAGCCAACTGAGCATCTCAGTTGGCTTTTTCATGCACGCTTGCTGGGGTTAGCATCCCCAAACTGCTGTGCGGTCGTTTGTGATTATACGCATCGATTGACTCTTTCACGACCTGCTCCAGCTCCTCTTTGTCTTTGTATTGATGGATTAAGAACTCGTGTTTTAGAATGCCGTTAATCCTCTCTGCCAACGCATTCTGGTAACAATCGTAGCCTGTGGTCATTGAAGGCGTGATACCTTGTGACGCCAAGCGTGATTGATACAGCTCAGAACAGTATTGTAGTCCTCGGTCCGAATGATGAATGGCCCGTTCTCTGCTCTGTCGTTCGATAAGCATTTGGTCTAATGCCTTTACCACGGATTTCGCTGACAGATCATCACTGACGTGATGACCTACAATCTTTCGAGAATACGCATCGGTCACCAACGAGAGGTAATGCACCCCCTCTCGACTTTCCAAGTATGTGATATCGCTCACATAGGCCTGCTCTGGTCGGTCAATGGCCATTCCCTGGTATAGGTTTGGGTATTTTCGCATCCAATGCTTACTGTGCGTGGTTTTACGGTACTGACGTGCCGGCATGATTAAGAGACGATGCTGCCTTAATAGCGTAAACAAACCATCCCGCCCCAGTTTAATCTGTTGCCGTTGGAGCTCTGGCTGCAAAAGGTGGTAGAGCTTCCGGCCACCTAAGCGCGGCAAGTCACGACGTATCGTATATACCCAGTCCAGTACGGGTGATAGCGCCGTTGATTTTTGGCGTTTTCGAGCAAGCTCTTGATACATGGCTTGTCGAGAAATACCTATCAAACGACAGCTTCGAGCCAGTGTCATTCGTCCTCTTGCTTGAGCTTCTCGGGCAACAACTCTAAGAACTTTTTTCGGAAAGAGGTCCCCTTAATCTGGTCGACTCGCTTGATCGTTTCATCCATTGACCCGTCCTATAATAAGTTGACACCTTGGAGACTTATTTCAGGACGGGTCACGTTCTCTGCGCTTCGCCAGTCTAGCCCTGCACTATAACGGATCTGGGAACAGGGTTGGATTGGCTGAATCCCAGAGCGCACCGACCCCAGTCGGATCCCATAGGTCGGACTCCCCGCCGGGGAAGTTGGCAGTCGATCGGGGTGACACAATGCCATCCACTGTAAAAGTTGATCCATCGAGCACAAATTCAGTTTCGGCCACGCCATCGCCGATAATATCCACTGGTAAGCCCGAACCGCTGTAGCTGCTGGATCCTTTGGTAAGGAAGCTGTTACTGAATAGAGTGGCCCATGTCCGTCCATAGCTAAGCTCGACATCAGAATCGACTACCAGGGATGAATAAGAGGAACCTGAATTATAGGACGACACAATGGAACCCATGATGGAGCTATTTGAATAATTATACGCAGAGGAAATTACCGAATCACTGATAATCCCGGAGCTATAAAGGGTGTTACTTGTTGCTAAGCGACTCGTTATGATTTGACCACTGCTTTGATTGCGGAGGCTGCCGGCCCCACGAACCATTGAGTGCTGAACCAAACCGTAGTTATAGACGGTAGCATCCGCAAACAGACTGCTGTTCTCAATCGTCGCGCCGTCGTCAATACTCGACGAATCGGTCAACCAAATATCGCTTCGGTCGAGAGTGGTTTGCGCATAAACATAAAAGTTCACTGGCAACTTAATATTCAAATAGCTTGCTGCCACGCCAGTAAAACTTATCCTGCCAGTGCCGGCCCCAGAGGAGCGAATAAAGATGGGTGCTGCGGCGGTGCCGGCTAGG
Protein-coding sequences here:
- the gatB gene encoding Asp-tRNA(Asn)/Glu-tRNA(Gln) amidotransferase subunit GatB, which encodes MQWETVIGLEIHVQLSTQSKIFSGSSTAFGAEANTQASVIDLALPGVLPVFNEQALAKAVAFGLAIDAQIGKRSVFDRKNYFYPDLPKGYQVTQMDFPIVGQGSVDITTEDGTNFTIGVTRAHLEEDAGKSLHEDFQGMSGIDLNRAGTPLLEIVSEPDIRNAKQAIAYLKKIHSIITYIGVSDGDMSQGSMRCDVNISLRPFGQSEFGTRTELKNLNSFKFIEKAIHTEVERQKDILEDGGRIIQETRLYDADKDETRPMRSKEFANDYRYFPEPDLLPIEIDDAYIEAIRATLPELPDTKLARFIADFGLTEYDASVLTSSRPMANYFERVAEQCGDAKLAANWCMGDLSKLLNQQDLTIDNCPIAPEDLGLLLLRIKDNTISGNIAKTVFQAMSDAQGSADEIIAAKGLKQVTDSGAIAALVDQVIADNLDQFNAFKGGKDKLIGFFVGQVMKLSKGQANPGQVNDILQAKAKE
- a CDS encoding sensor domain-containing diguanylate cyclase, coding for MKRLIRRSAILVLSALTGPLFAASVPTLDAQTALNKGEVSLSGTWGFTWGRWIPLDTIQSSELSVEHVELPNFLLNLGSSQTQKTDNIVQGYGTYVLQIDNLREAFEHPTLFVRYVQDAWQAWWVDSSGEISLLGQSGQIAKRADEQAFRNNTAIIHLPGKSQSGTLVIYLSAYHTSYAGLYGELTIREQETTLRGLLTDLTVRTFLIAVGIYVTIQNLVFYVRRPQEKTLLLLALFAAVILVRAALASGYVDYFIAQPRWATTFFKAEYLLVVWPGIAALHFLLAFFPVRGSRQFMLGVYLFFGALILVTSFAPLSQVTLNLWAYQIGLLVFTALCMITVVRGLVLRLPDARHFLFSITPLVLAVFNDLIAGQMASYNFFIVEYGLFLFLFVQTQIQSTRFVDALKTSEHLSAHLVEEVALKTRQLRLHNERLTEQAVDLSHQNDEIKLIAETDHLTGLLNRQTLDKLSELQFQLAIGYRQPLALVIMDLDHFKAINDTHGHLVGDECLIFVASFLRGYKLRKRDIIARFGGEELVILLADTNLAMATKITQDLCDSLAKTPVTGDHPDIILTASFGIAERISSRAQSVHQLIGFADQALYQAKRHGRNRVEAYDPSGPEAEV
- a CDS encoding sensor domain-containing diguanylate cyclase; the encoded protein is MTVFKNLTRLGTTLLLWALLEPVLAAPVPTLNAEAALQDGELSLAGSWGFSWGRWLPLDQIGSADLSVDRVELPNYLVDLPIEGLAGRDGIVRGHGTYLLRLTHLDAAFVRPALSMRYARDAWQAWWVDDAGAVQLLGQSGQIAENAEDQAMRHKASLLILPSTSQGGTLVVYLSAYHSNHSGLYGDFTLREYDSAFRLILTDLLVRTFLIAVGIYATIQNMVFFLRRPQETTLLLLALFSGVSLSRAAFSSGYVDYFIAQPYWSIFFYKVEYILIFWPAIAGLQLLLGFFPVRSGRQLMRLTYGLFALAILATAIAPMSSVTAHLWAYQLALLFFTLLCLLTIIRGLILRLPDARHFLLSATPLMMAVINDVIAGQLASYNLYVTEYALFLFLFVQTQIQSARFVDALKTSEHLSAHLGEEVALKTRQLRLHNELLTEQAEDLSHQNDEIKLIAETDHLTGLLNRQTLDKLSELQFQLAIGYRQPLALVIMDLDHFKAINDTHGHLVGDECLIFVASFLRGYKLRKRDIIARFGGEELVILLADTDLDMALSMAQDLCVNLAKTPVRGDHPDITLTASFGVAELISSRANSVHQLIGFADQALYQAKQRGRNRVSAYTRPAADRRSTTPGAV
- a CDS encoding adenosylcobalamin-dependent ribonucleoside-diphosphate reductase, which translates into the protein MTDKTELERDNCVKIDHQSASIDIWDSKYRLKDSRGNPVDNSMHDTFSRVADALSAVEKGKKKQDEWQSKFKWALENGAIPAGRIVSNAGALAHKPATSTINCTVSGTIEDSMDGILKKVHEAGLTLKAGCGIGYEFSTLRPRDAFVSGAGAYTSGPLSFMDIYDRMCFTVSSAGGRRGAQMATFDVSHPDVIDFIKAKREDARLRQFNLSLLITTEFMEAVKNDQEWPLVFPVSEAEALRDGLDVNDSAQVIWKDWHVKNVYMQNADGQIAFKVYRVIKARNLWNIIMTSTYDFAEPGFILIDKVNEYNNNWFCETIRATNPCGEQPLPPYGSCLLGSVNLTHFVADPFTDKARFDWDKYRKVVQIFTRMLDNVVEINGLPLEGQRQEIVRKRRHGMGYLGLGSTITMLQMKYGDDKSVAFTEEVTKSMAMAGWETGLELAREKGPAPVMSEEFEITGEMVRARPEILSDGYQVGDKLPGRILHAKYSRYMQKLAAEAPELVNELAQTGARFTHHSSIAPTGTISLSIANNASNGIEPSFAHHYSRNVIRSGRKTKEKIDVFSFELLAYRQLVNDQAMPYSDAADAQLPDYFRSADDIAPKEHVDIQAAAQKWIDSSISKTANVPTDYPFDDFKDIYLYAYEQGLKGCTTFRFNPEAFQGVLVKEVDLANTTYRFKLADGSTMEAKGNEMIEYDGETHSAANLFDALKEGYYGKF
- a CDS encoding TSCPD domain-containing protein — protein: MKKIDQKIVGYEVVTADKQALAKAESDAVDRRAIVQMHEAVERPEMLIGSTYKIKTPMSEHAMYVTINDMLLNEGTSHEMRQPFEIFINSKNMEHYQWVVALTLLISAVFRKGGDITFIVDELSAVFDPQGGYFKRGGKFMPSLVAEIGDVVEKHLKMIGMITNDQLDVHQKKMIQEKRAEYEARQAQPAAGDDSDEGNFPPDAQLCKLCSTKAAIVMDGCLTCLNCGDSKCN
- a CDS encoding IS3 family transposase is translated as MTLARSCRLIGISRQAMYQELARKRQKSTALSPVLDWVYTIRRDLPRLGGRKLYHLLQPELQRQQIKLGRDGLFTLLRQHRLLIMPARQYRKTTHSKHWMRKYPNLYQGMAIDRPEQAYVSDITYLESREGVHYLSLVTDAYSRKIVGHHVSDDLSAKSVVKALDQMLIERQSRERAIHHSDRGLQYCSELYQSRLASQGITPSMTTGYDCYQNALAERINGILKHEFLIHQYKDKEELEQVVKESIDAYNHKRPHSSLGMLTPASVHEKAN